A genomic region of Mugil cephalus isolate CIBA_MC_2020 chromosome 5, CIBA_Mcephalus_1.1, whole genome shotgun sequence contains the following coding sequences:
- the LOC125007843 gene encoding LIM and calponin homology domains-containing protein 1-like isoform X11, producing MRKEADEAESPKRSIRDSGYIDCWDSERSDSLSPPRHGREDSFDSLDSFGSRSRQTPSPDVLVARGSSDGRGSDSESDGPPHRKMPDVRKDDMLARRTSVSEPRTAMPFNQYLPNKSNQSGYMPTPLRKKKNSDKEEGGRKSWSTATSPVGGDRPFSPCEASSLDPSARDSPSPSPTPPPQLYIQIQDEDDGEQTASIPCIEVHAVNMRRSSEPLPCSLPEPQADPPRERLTFLTVTSEQSTPSRSCSEELFHHSTTLAVNAAAASAVATSPVNAAGKHSPLTNLEDEGARRRAAGSPAVVADAEGDDKPVCRVPTSPKYAAAPSPSGFFPAPTSAGTARTLSDREEGTAWVDSRHPATFSHTDSVSDDPQSVSMIDMRGEEEAALQPHSQVRHELMHNQYNQMKEEEDHWQDDLARWKNRRRSISQDLIKKEEERKMMEQLLTGNPCMSHRRRSIKTYREIVEDKERREEELRQAYRRARTPEEASFILQRYAQRFSISEAVLERLQLPKLLDRSVSADPSFPGSPFPLSLSLSASPTTPEPFDLDPNGPLRYLRQQSAPTPKFTSTLEARIEEFPRDSSSHQRPQIRSRSSEPPSTRALSPKPVPLLTPKPYFQSRPAAADALNNKADVLLRVNGDAGNTDVPTTPESQGRESPPHFEASPSKSRNGSVDAPSSAAASPAHTVHVSSSGAGGSPTSGSKDGGTEAASEDVRGEKAVEHSTPPSRPTSLPTELQKPEETFVKTAAAPQEEKAAAQPPPPAEVKQDQEKTEPSSETFFSLVQSGVNTQQSQPVADAHISQTRVSSCEWSQSSSAPGGSFGYHPPRDTTAEFANSVKSPLPTSNPKLRSEFFASPEDAEKDHRGNVSVPVLPQAKRGDRWSWDPDEERKRQERWQQEQERMLQEKYQREQEKLKEEWERAQREVAEEERKYHEEERRILEETVTPLTPRSSALPSPSRGELTSTSGLQDTIVRSLADWERKQELLEKQSVNSSLKGSTESVEWKRRENDRTSDISTADDSMKTARSSVSQSSSQVEMLVHSLQNGQKLPPPPPASTKPSTPVKKQAEVSADTNKPSRPAGDRRSGPIDNNMGRGSSKPPAACPSPPDSLPPAPNRSVSGKKLCSSCGQPLGKGAAMIIETLSLYFHITCFKCGVCKGQLGDTTTGTDVRIRNGLLNCHQCYIRSRSAGQPTTL from the exons GAGGCAGACGAGGCGGAGAGCCCTAAACGCAGCATCCGGGACAGCGGCTACATCGACTGCTGGGACTCTGAGCGCAGCGACTCCCTCTCCCCGCCGCGGCACGGGCGTGAGGATTCATTCGACAGCCTGGACTCCTTCGGCTCACGCTCTCGACAGACCCCGTCGCCGGACGTCCTGGTCGCCCGCGGCAGCAGCGATG GCCGCGGCAGCGACTCGGAGTCCGACGGCCCCCCTCACCGGAAGATGCCAGACGTCCGTAAAGACGACATGTTGGCACGGCGGACGTCCGTCAGCGAGCCGCGAACCGCCATGCCCTTCAACCAGTACCTGCCCAACAAGAGCAACCAGAGCGGCTACATGCCGACGCCGCTCcgcaagaagaagaacagcgataaagaggagggagggcgcAAGAGCTGGAGTACGGCCACCTCACCTGTAGGGGGCGACAGACCTTTCAG TCCTTGTGAGGCCTCTAGCTTAGACCCCTCAGCTCGAGATTCCCCGAGTCCGTCTCCCACCCCGCCTCCTCAACTCTATATCCAGATTCAGGACGAGGATGACGGGGAGCAGACTGCGTCCATACCTTGCATTGAGGTCCACGCAGTgaacatgaggaggagcagTGAGCCTCTGCCATGTAGCCTCCCCGAGCCCCAGGCAGACCCCCCCAGGGAGAGACTAACTTTCCTGACGGTCACCTCTGAGCAAAG TACTCCGTCTCGCTCGTGCTCAGAGGAACTTTTCCACCATTCCACGACTCTGGCGGTAAATGCCGCGGCGGCCTCGGCGGTCGCGACGAGTCCCGTTAACGCGGCCGGGAAGCACTCGCCCCTGACAAACCTGGAGGATGAGGGGGCGAGGAGAAGGGCGGCGGGCTCTCCGGCGGTAGTCGCGGACGCAGAGGGGGACGATAAGCCGGTCTGCCGGGTGCCGACCTCGCCCAAATACGCCGCCGCCCCGAGTCCCTCCGGCTTCTTTCCGGCGCCCACTTCAGCAGGAACAGCCAGGACACTGAGTGACAGGGAAGAAGGAACAGCTTGGGTGGACAGCAGGCATCCAGCAAC ATTCAGCCACACAGATAGTGTGTCAGATGATCCACA GAGCGTAAGTATGATCGACATGCGTGGTGAGGAAGAGGCCGCGCTGCAGCCGCACAGCCAGGTGCGTCACGAGCTGATGCACAACCAGTACAACcaaatgaaggaggaggaggatcactGGCAGGAC GATCTGGCCCGCTGGAAAAACCGGAGGAGGAGTATTTCCCAGGACCTGAtcaagaaagaggaggagaggaagatgatggAGCAGTTGCTGACAGGGAACCCCTGCATGTCACACAGGAGGAGAAGCATCAAGACCTACAGAGAGATAGTAGAGGACAA GGAGCGGCGTGAGGAGGAGTTGCGTCAGGCGTACAGAAGAGCCAGAACCCCCGAGGAAGCGTCCTTCATCCTCCAGCGCTACGCCCAGCGCTTCTCCATCAGCGAGGCCGTCCTGGAACGCCTGCAGCTTCCCAAGCTCCTGGACCGCAGCGTGTCGGCCGACCCCTCCTTCCCCGGCTCGcccttccccctctccctctccctgtcgGCCTCCCCCACGACCCCGGAGCCCTTCGACCTGGACCCCAACGGGCCCCTGAGGTACCTGCGCCAGCAGTCCGCCCCGACTCCCAAGTTCACGTCCACGCTGGAGGCGCGAATCGAGGAGTTCCCCAGAGACTCGTCCTCACACCAGCGGCCTCAGATACGCTCCCGCTCGTCCGAGCCGCCGTCGACCAGAGCCCTTTCGCCCAAACCGGTGCCTTTGCTGACACCCAAGCCTTACTTCCAGTCCCGACCCGCAGCAGCCGACGCTTTGAATAACAAG GCTGATGTCTTGCTGCGGGTAAACGGCGACGCGGGAAACACCGACGTTCCCACCACGCCTGAAAGTCAAGGGAGAGAATCTCCTCCTCACTTCGAGGCTTCCCCTTCGAAAAGCAGAAACGGCTCCGTGGACGCTCCGTCGTCGGCGGCAGCCTCGCCGGCTCACACCGTTCACGTCTCGTCCTCTGGAGCAGGTGGAAGTCCAACGTCCGGGTCCAAGGACGGCGGCACAGAGGCAGCTTCTGAAGACGTACGAGGAGAGAAGGCCGTCGAGCATTCGACACCACCCAGTCGGCCCACATCACTTCCAACC GAGCTGCAGAAGCCAGAGGAAACCTTTGTGAAGacagcagctgctccacagGAAGAAAAGGCTGCAGCTCAGCCGCCTCCACCTGCAG AAGTCAAACAAGATCAAGAAAAGACTGAACCATCCAGTGAAACCTTCTTCAGTCTTGTTCAGTCTGGGGTCaacacacagcagagtcagCCAGTAGCTGATGCGCACATTTCTCAG ACAAGAGTTTCCAGTTGCGAGTGGTCACAGAGTTCATCTGCACCGGGAGGATCTTTTGGATATCACCCACCAAGGGACACGACTGCAG AGTTTGCAAACAGTGTCAAGTCCCCGCTGCCAACCAGCAACCCTAAGTTACGCTCGGAGTTCTTCGCCTCGCCAG AGGACGCAGAGAAGGATCATCGTGGAAAC GTGTCAGTCCCGGTGTTGCCCCAGGCCAAGCGGGGTGACCGCTGGTCTTGGGACCCGGATGAGGAGCGAAAGCGTCAGGAAAGGTGGCAGCAAGAGCAGGAGCGCATGCTGCAG GAGAAGTACCAGCGCGAgcaggagaagctgaaggaggagtgggagagagCTCAGAgggaggtggcggaggaggagaggaagtaCCACGAGGAG GAGCGCAGGATACTGGAGGAAACGGTGACGCCCCTGACGCCCCGCTCGTCGGCCCTGCCTTCTCCCAGCCGAGGGGagctcacctccacctccgggCTGCAGGACACTATCGTCCGCTCGCTGGCCGACTGGGAACGCAAACAGGAACTCCTGGAGAAGCAGTCGGTGAATAGCTCGTTG AAGGGAAGCACGGAGAGCGTCGAGTGGAAACGGAGAGAAAACGACAGGACCAGTGACATCAGCACCGCCGACGACAGCATGAAAACAGCCAGAAG TTCGGTGAGTCAGAGCAGCAGTCAGGTGGAGATGCTCGTTCACAGCCTTCAGAACGGCCAaaagcttcctcctcctcctccggcgtCCACCAAGCCCTCCACTCCCGTAAAGAAACAAGCAGAGGTCTCAGCAGACACCAACAAACCCAGCCGGCCTGCTGGAGACCGAAG